cactccgcgggagagcttcacggcatatttctcctcaagaagagtcgcaacgaatcaacacgtcttctgaggtaaatgtcttcaaaacactgggctcaaagaaaaaaaaatgacccccgctagttctggtgctcgtctgaggacaggaatttagcgcaagacaatccactgcaacgcggactaaaccctgtgcactgcagataaggtgataaggtacagcgtttttttaatttcctgaaaagtaacggttttggagatacgaggattccgcccgacagtgacgatagACAGAGATATAAGGGCTTAGAAAGTTAGTCGTAGAtatataaagtgtatctgtgtgacctggtgtaaacagtgcgggacaagacagacaagacagtgcagacaaaaaatacacacaatacctcacacaaaagacaataaacaaacagcactgaccagtgtaaatactgtatgtttaacaatattgtgtgtgcagtaatactataatgaacacagtgttatagcagcaggttcctgagataatgtaaagtattgtgtaaaacagcaaacgactgaaatatgagacagaatgtgcaaaaagtgtgcaaaaataaCATGTAAACAGGTTAATGGATGTattttggaagtgtgtgtatttggtgtaggtctgtttGGTccatacagaaacacaaaatgatTCAATTCCCCTCGGTGTTCAGACACCTCACATTAGAACAGGTTATCTGAAACTTGGACACCAAACCCGGTGTAGTGTTAAAGCACAGCTCCCAGAGAGATCCCCATTATCATGcacaagaaatataaaaatatatttattttatataccacATGGTTTCTTTCGGCTCGTCCCACCGAACTCCACGTTTCCATTCGCTGGTTTTAAAATAGTCGTGTTGCCCTGTGAGGTTTGGTAAAAGTGGCTACTTGAGCAACCTGATAAAGGAACTTGATACCTAAATGTAGAAGTAAAAATACCAGCGTGTGGTCAACATTCAGTGTCACGACATCCGTGTTGGTTTAAACATGTGCTCTTATTTGCTATTGCTAAAGATAAGGTTCCAAAACTGAAGATTAAACATTTACCCAGATACTCAGAGCCAGAATTTATCTTTACAGCataaaatctgattttaataaataagtaatacatGCAGagaatatttctttattacaaACAGTAGTTAAGTATTCGTGATCGCTAGCTAACAGGAACCAGCTGGGGCGACGTTAGGCCTCTAAAATCAGCTAGCGCTGAACATGAGTGCCTTTTTCAGTCTATTTTTCTCAGCTGATTTATTACCCAGAATGCAAATCTGCTCTTTGCATATAGGAAAGAGTCCAACATGGTGTTAACTCCAGGATTAAGGCTTTTGGGAGTCTCCTGGGTTAATAAACAACTCTGATGGTTgaatttttgttctcttttgtaCCACCTCATTCACATGGACTTAGAGGACATAGATATCCATATAAAGCTAGATAGCTCCATATAAATGTGAGAGactttctgttgttgttttttttgggagGTTTTCAGTGAGCACGCTTTGTGTCCTTGCAGCACATTTGCCACGTGAACATGCAAACTGTTTATTCCCAAACTCTTTGCcatgaaatgttgttgttgtgtgtttttgtgtactcGATATAAAGCTTTCCTGCATTTCTGCTCGATTCTTGTAAAGTAACATAAGAAACAGAATCCACACACTTCTGATGTACAGAGCGCTGATTAATGCTTCAAACGCTAATTAACGCATTACAAAATGTTTCCCAGAATCATTTCCTCAAATTATTGCCtagaattatatttttttttctgtagttcCTTCACACACATCTGCAGAGATTTTAAAGAATTGAAGCattttagcacaaaaaaaagttaatacaACTGCTGATCTGGTGTTTTGTACAGAATATAACTAGCCAGCTAATGTTAATGAACTAGCGATTTAGCTAAAAGACACGTCCACTTACTTTTggtcatttattttatgtatccATCACCGAGTGGTGTTTAGATGAATCGATTATATATTTTGGAATCGATCCAAAAAGGGtgaaggtcacagcaaggtcaagCGTCTGAAGTAGTTTTTCTTTGCTAGCTCCTGGTGTAACGTATATATTTTAATGGAGGTTCTGGTGTATAAATCAGTAACAGTAAGGACCAGATGAGGTGATTTGTGCAATCAGGTTTCATTATAGTGTGATATGTGCGTTCATTCTAGCTAGCTGAGTAGCTAGAACACTTGTTTCCCTGTCGATGTGTATTGTATAAGTCCTAaagtcctttttttatttttagccaagaagaaaaagatggaaCGGGAGGCGAAAGCAAACGTAAGTACACCTGAGTTTAGTTTAAGTATATAaggtatctatctatttatttatttatttatttatttatttattttactaagttgtgtatgtttttgtatatGTTCAGGGCCCGGTACAGAAACGGAAAGCTAAGAACAGCGAGCCAGAGAAAGAGTTGCAGCTGAAGGAAGAAACGCTGCCAGACAGCACAGTTTTATCAACAGGTGAGTCTCGGATCTCCTCACGTTCATaccgtttgtttgtttgagtttgATTCAGTATTAATTAGTGTATGAATGAGATATAGATCAAAGCTTGCTGTGATGTTTCTCCTCAACAGAACCGGATCAAAGCCTGGCGCTCAGCTCTCAAAGTAAGCTGACCATCAGCTATCTCCCAGACGTTTGTGCTGTCGTGGAGGTCACTACTGAGAACGAGGAGTCAGCCGTCAGCTCCACTGTGATCCCCTACGACTTCCAGATCTCCCCAAAGTCCTGTTACGCTGGTACGTCCCGTCCCTCCGCCCCGCTGTGggagtttaacacacacacgccctctaTATGGGGGTTTTCAGCACAATGTTATATTTTACtttgatttaatgtttatttaaacttcAGAACATGGGTTCAGGTTTagctttaaagttttattattattattattattattattattattattattattaatattattattatggatttagagatatttttaatgattttatttagagattttatttttcttgtttttttgtgtttgcaaTCAGagccttttattttaatttatattagatTTTGGGATATCGTCggttatatgttttatttttactttgaaACTTTAGCGTTTAGCGTTCTGTTTAATTTAGCCTTTTTTGGTTTTGATTTAAAGTTAGTTTCATCTTGTTTTTTattggatagatagatattagttttagatttgttttgttttttagacattgttttaacttttattgtttagagatattagtttattttaattaatttaaacagtaaaaacagtTGTAGGTTTAGAGAACTTTTTACTTTAACATTTTAGTTTGCATTTTTACTTTAGAAGTTTTAGAAGTtggttgtgtttatgttgtgtttcgTTGTGAAATACAAAATCTAATGTACGAAATGGAAATTGAGAAATTTCTGTAAAAGATCTGATGCGACAAGTAAAAGTCCATCAGATCTTTGCGTTAGATTCGATCTTAatgctgtttaatatttaactgtTAAAGACAACCTTTACATCACGGAGCTGCTGTGAGTTctgttctctgattggtcagaaggtgttgatgaattctctctatcagcagctctgactgtagcgcagatttatattaatgcactgacTCTGaaatcgtttccatagtaaccgacgatccacataaacacattaaGAAAAGTCAAGCATTGATTTGGTGAGGTTTTTTTATGTACCAGGGTGTTTAGTCAACATTTTTGGGAAATAgttattgagttttttttttgtgctttagaAATGAAAGGAGAAGTGAAAAGTGCACTGAAGATCTTTTTATACCTTCTGGAACATTCTAGTCCAGACTTTACGCCATCATGGATTATAAAGAGCTCAATGACTGCAGTAACATTTTCTTACTGTCTGTGTGCTAAAATCATATCACATGGAGCCTGCTCTGTTCCACTGTACTCCAGTCCTCATAGACATGATTCTGCTATAGAGAAAACTTTTAGTATTCTTTTatgcatttttcattttattttttatatttaatatttaaagcgACCTTtggtagggtttttttttttttattaagttatcTTTTTCGGTTTAGAGAgatctaattttttttgttagtttaggatgtaggtgatttttttttttttttttttttttttttttttttttttttttttttaaggtccaagtttgtatttttagtttttgagatataatataaaaattcaacCTAAATCACAATACAAGCTAAAACAAAAACTGTGAgtgaaatatatagatatatatatatatatatatatatatatatatatatatatatatataatttcactAACAGTTTTTGTTTTAGCTTGTATTGTGATTTAggttgaatttttattttggggTGAAATGTATTTTGGGGTGAAATGTACAGTTTGTAGTCATTTTTAGGTTTGTAGGTCTACATTTATAGTGGAAATGAAACCGTACGCAGTGAAAGTGGAAATGAAACTTTTCAGAAAGCTTTTCTGCttcagaataaaaagaaatgaaattgcCGGGATTTACCCGGAGAGTTTATATTTGAGTTTAGTGATATTTGAATATCACGCTTTGACtcattctgttgtttttcactAACAGAGAGCGACGACGAGGACGCACACAGTGGTGAAGATGTGGAGGTGTGTATACTTTCACACTGCAGTCTCTCGGTCCACCAGCAGGAACTGCTTTTATTTCAGCATCAAACTTCGTAGACTTTAATCTTTTAAACTCCACAAAcaccagattttatttttattattaaacaagaaAAGACCACAAAAGTgcacgatttatttatttatttttattattattattattaactattaaatttttagatccttttttttgtttcttttttaaatatatatttagtttttaatatatttttaatttagttttaccATGTTTtttagattcatttattttcacctttttatttatttatttatttatttatttaatatttaattattattagttatttttaGCTTCTTGGTGTGTTTTTAAGGCTCGGGTATATTTTTAGTctggctgtttttatttttttttatttctattgggATTCTGTTGTGTTTCTTGGATTTTAGAGCTGATGCATTTTTTAGCTTTAGTTTTAGTTTCTGTTTggagatattttttattttaaagtgtttaatattaaagatTTGTAGTTCTATTTTAGTGTCTCTTAAGTTTAGAAGTGTTTTTCTGCACAGTTCAAAGCTGAACACATGGAACTTTAGTTCGCTGgtatttttcttctcttcatttcAGAGCGAGTTATTCAGAGTTATTTGAAACCGAATTTAAAAACCACTCGTTAGAATTGGAATGAACTAATTCATGTGtttattaattctgttttaagtaacagataaaaataaaatcagttccTGGTGACGTGCTCAGATGATGATtgattcttattattattatttgacaaGAGATTATTAGCTATAATATTAGCTATAAgataaagaatttatttataatctgttttttttttttttttctcttgactCGTCCTCACCTCCAGCCTCAGGATTTGTCCTTCAGTTCGAGACAATCTTGCTCCTCTGTGCTCAGGATCGCACCAAGCTTTCTGGACAAAAATCAGTCGTACATCTCGGACAAGACAAACTTTTGGGTGACGAGCTTCCGAGAGGATTCGCCCATGATCGGCTACGACGTGGAGGCCTGGCGTCCGTTCCTTCCTGCTCTCACCATCGACCTCAGCACCAGCTCCAGGTCTCGTGCCAGCGTCATCATGAAAGCCGTGGACCTTTCCTCTAAAAAGACGTAGGACGGAGATTCGCTGCTAAACAGCCGCTCTGGAGGAccgatttctgtttttttgggtttttttctttcttcctcatcTGTGAGAAGGGGCAATGACCTGGGATTTATCCTCTTTCACCCTGGTGCTATGTTCAGTGTGCATGAACCTTTATCTGAATGTAAGGCCATGCAAAGTTAAAAGCTAGAGGAGTCGCTGACCCATGTGTTTATTCAGCAATAAAATGAAGGGTGTAGTTACAGAGTTAGCTAACGTGAGCTAGCGAGGGTCATTTCAGAACCGTTTCTTTTTTAAGCGGGTCGTTTAACTCGAGTCGGCGCATCGTGTATGATGGCTAAGTAACGAGTTTATAAACCTGACAGGATTAGAAGATTTTATCAAGAGATAACAACAAATCCTACAAAACAACAGTTATGTGGTTTATTTTCTTCAAATAGTTATTTTAAGTTGACGATGAACTGATCAGTCTAATGTAACTGATCCCCAACActaaagtgtttttgtttttaatctgttaatgTGGGAAAACTaacagaagctttttttttctttatttcttcatgtttttgAGCGGTTTAATTTTGCATGGCCTAAACCAAGACATACCTCaacaaacatgtacatttttCAACAAAAAATGTGTGGAATTACCTCAGAGACTGATCCACGGTTCGTTGCACTCACGCTATAGTATTATATAGGAGCACAAAGCTTATGTTAGACACCAGCTTCGTTCGATAGTACAAAGGACTGGCTGGTTGTTGAGCTAATGAACAGAAGACAGGCAGTTGTGCAAACCTCTGATTGGAAAGATTAGGATGAAACTTGTTCTTGTGTTTAATGTGAGTGTAAGCAgaagctctacacacacactgataaaaaCACTCTATAAAAAGCACAACCATTTCATCACACGGCActaacagacatacacagagctAAATAAAAACGGGTACtcgtcatacacacacacacactttggtgtgGACGCACCCCTAGTAGCAAAGCTGTGCTTGTGCGTCTCAGGCAGCGTGAACGCTATTAATACACGAATACAGACTCCAAGAATTGTAGAGAAGTTGCACAACAGCCAaactaatgctaatgctaataggTGCCCAGGTCTAAAGTAGCTACTGTAAACTTTCACTTTACaccaaaactaataataattaataaaagaaaagcagagaaTGTATGGAGAGTTTGAGAAGTTTACACTACACATATCTACACAAAGTCTTTTTCGGCATGATAAAAAGGACGCGGGAACCTGAAACAAATTGCGGAGGCTGATTCAAAATCGCCGATGATAAATGATCGCTGctgtaagccccgcccactcctCTCCATCTCACAGGCTCTCACGGTCTGCAGGTTTATATTGAAGTTTCTGATGTTTTTATCAACTTTAACAGGGTATGTTGACGTTAGCTCGACAGGCACGTGTTTAATTAACGTTAGTTAAATATAATGAACGCAGAAGCCACTGaaacataaaaatgttctttattgtACTTCCTGCCTGGGTGGAGGGGGGGTGAGTCATGTCATGTGACAAAAACATCATATCATGATACTtgaacatatatatttttatgatacaagatatatatatatatatacacactgtcagCAATACAGTAGTgttgcattaaataaaaataaactataaaaagcttttatatctacaaaaataaatgaacttggGAGATCTGattattaatctttaaaaaaaaatgaaaaaatgtctaaaaagaaatgtaatatcTCAGAAAGTTGGATGAAGTTAAAAGCTGTATAATGTTTTAGCGGTGAGACGAGCTGCAGTCACAGACGTATCATCTGTTAGCTTGGgtgtctgtatttatatatgacACGAGAAGAGTGAAGTCCAGGCTGAAAGACGTTCATTTACGTTCACAGCATTTACCAGACTTCCTTATACAGAGCAAAATCATTTTTATGCCCCGGagcagttaagggccttgttcagttCAGTGGACCAAGTGTTAgtccatcaccttaaccactgagtgaCCACATGGCTATCAGATGGTGTTCAGAGCCACCTTTCGGTTTCATTACTGCACACTCGAGTAGTCACAGTTTTCTGAATCCTTCAGTCATTGGATTTGTACTTTAGGGTTTAGAACTAGGAATGTTTTTGtagatatttttataatttgggTGAATGattcataaacaaaataaaaccagaTCATTAATCTACAGAATGTGTAGGATGTCAAACTCAATTCAACAATCACAGCACTGCTCATTggaatggacacacacacacacacacacacacacacacacacgcgactCTCCATACAGACAGGaccctgagctcaggatcaaaccagatACCTAAGAGACATCATACCTGTATACCTGctgtaagccccgcccactcccTTCCAGTTCACAAGCTCTCACGACGAAGTGTTTAACTTGTTGAAAGCAGTGTTTCTTCTCTCCTCACACCAGAGACGGTGTGACCATTCGTAATCTTGCCACATGAAAATTTTAGTTCACATCACGATATTTGAAGATATTTTTATGATACATTATACCAGGTTTATGATCTATAGGGTTGCTATCCTACGTTTGTGCTATAACAGGCTGGTATTTGAAGCTAATAATGATTCCCTTTACTCTGATTATACATGATGATACCACCACCAGGCTTCACTGTGGGGATCAGACTACATCACATTATTCCACGTGGttggatgtatttatttttattttagccaggattagatgatgatgatgatgataatgattggGAGTAAAAAGGCTTCAGTCCTGCCGTCCTACTCTGTAACCCAGAGATATGAAGAACTTATATACGAAGCAACGAGTTCTTGTCACAAATGGCTGCAGTTCTTTTAAGAGTTGCTGTAGGACTCATGGTAGTGTTGGATTCAACCATTTAAGCTCAGTTTAATTTCCGGTTTTCAGTTTAGACGATAGAAAGTccagggttgttttttttttctctttaattataCCCTGACTTCTGGTCTCCTGATGCTTCAGTCATCTTACTTCTGATGAAACTGATGATCATCCAGAAAGATTTACAGCAACATCCTCCCTCTCTGTCCAGATTTCTCCTGCTCTTCTCACCAACTTTAGACGAACCTCCTGGTCTTACGAACGTCCCTGCTGTGCCATATGACCTAATCTTGTTGATTATTGTTATACAGCTGGGCTTTATTTGGGGTTAAACAGTCACTTAATCTGTGTCAGGTGTACACTAATTAATATTCATCACCAGcttgaatgtgattggttgaGTCTCAACACAGTTATTAAAGAGTGCACATACTTATGTATGCTTCTGTTGGGAGGTTTTTTCTCactaatttttagttttttttttgtttgtcatttatttttatataaagaaatttCACAATAAAGGTAGAAAAAGTTCTCCTGTGGTTTATCTTGTcccacatacaaaaaaaaatactttatatatcCACTGTAAAAGGAAACTATGAAAAGCTGAACTATGAAATATCGACTGAAACATTCAATCGTTTTAGTAAAGTTTCAGTACGAAAATTTACCATCGATCCAACAGCTCCCAAAGTCTGTAATCGCTACAACTCAGAAAAATTTAGAAGCTGTCTTTTTCTATTGGTACCAAAAGAAATACATGGCACAGGCCACGCCTACAAGTGAGAAAGTTAGCCGTCGCTATATATCTATTAGCATAAACATGCAGAGAGACAGCTACAGTATAGCACCGTGTCTTTCTGCAACTTGGGACTTGAAGCTTGATTTATGTTAAACACCATGTTGATTTGAGCTGAGGCgctaaaaacagaaacacttaCAGTGATGTCATACATTGGCAAATACCTTTCACGTAAATCTCGTCTACATCCAATGCTTATGAACCCTATCTGTAATTAAGGCTAATAATTCATGGCCGGTATTCATAAAGACTGTAATAATGATTTCAGAGCACTTTAGAGTGCTTCAGGAGTGATTCAGGATCATTCTCAGAGcaacaaggaaaatacaacaattttgtcttagagaggaggcggggctgaacctgttactaggtaacGCATTCTTCTGAAGATCGTGATTGGTTGtccgataaaaaaaaagaaacgcttttaaaatctgctctATTTTAAACTTTCGCTtcgtctctatgttaagatatttgagactagATCATGTAGGGATTAAGTTTGTGACcgatcattttattcaaattcaaaccTACACGTTATGacgtagtgaaatgtgttttacgaCTGTTTCTTATAGTGCGAAGTAAATacgacataaaaataaaaaatgtaggataaataaagagaaaaatctataaatctatGAATCTGGATATAACAGATACAATAAGGATGAATAAAAAAgtgagaataaaaacagatctgtaCAATTTGCAGTGAATGGGATGGAACACAGATGAGTGTTCTATATAATTTAGATCTATTGTGTGTACATGATAACGTGCAAAGTTTAGTAATGTAAGTGACCAGTGTGAAAAGAGTTCCAaagtgatgtgttcagtgtgtggtGTGCAAAAGGGTTCGTCTGTGtcgtgtgtgagtttgagtccaTAGAGACCTGGTTCTAGGTGTACTATTGGTTGAGGGCTCGGATGGCCTGTGAGAAGAAGCTCCTaatcattctctctgtgtttgccttcAGAGACCGGAAATGATTTACTGACTGCAACAGAAAAAAGAGTCGATTGTTGAGATATCTGAGGTCCTTCACGATCTTCCTGGCTTTGGTCCAGCACCGCTTGCTATATAGACTCCAGGTCGGGGAACTCAGTGTAAGATGTCGACCATAAGTTGTGAGTtagttagagagtttgactcctaaccctaaggttgtgggttcgagtctcgggccagcaataccacgactgaggtgagcaaggcaccgaactccCCCAACTGCACcctgggtgccgcagcataaatggcttcccagtgctccgggtgtgtgttcacggtgtgtgtgtgttcagtgctgtgtgtgtgtgcactttggatgggttaaatgcagagaacgaattctgagtgggtcaccgtacttagccgtatgtcacgtcacttcttATAGATGGTATGTTCGGCTGACCGCACCACTCTGTGGACAGTTTGTCTGTCCTGCTTGGTGCTGTCCCCAAGCCAGGCTGTGATGCTTCCCATCAtgacgctctcaatggtgcaagTGTAGAAAGCTCTTAGCACCTTTGGGGGCAGTTTAAAGTCCTTTAAACGTCTGAGGTGGAAGAGACTCTGCCGAGACTTCTTTACCacagtgttgatgtgacaggaccat
The Tachysurus vachellii isolate PV-2020 chromosome 6, HZAU_Pvac_v1, whole genome shotgun sequence genome window above contains:
- the irf2a gene encoding interferon regulatory factor 2a isoform X1; the encoded protein is MMSHFQVKMPIDRQRMRPWIEEQINSGKIQGLIWVNKEEKIFQIPWIHAARHGWDLDKDAPLFMNWAIHTGKYQPGVDKPDPKTWKANFRCAMNSLPDIEEVKDKSMKSGSNAFRMYRMLSPSERAAKKAKKKKMEREAKANGPVQKRKAKNSEPEKELQLKEETLPDSTVLSTEPDQSLALSSQSKLTISYLPDVCAVVEVTTENEESAVSSTVIPYDFQISPKSCYAESDDEDAHSGEDVEPQDLSFSSRQSCSSVLRIAPSFLDKNQSYISDKTNFWVTSFREDSPMIGYDVEAWRPFLPALTIDLSTSSRSRASVIMKAVDLSSKKT
- the irf2a gene encoding interferon regulatory factor 2a isoform X2, giving the protein MPIDRQRMRPWIEEQINSGKIQGLIWVNKEEKIFQIPWIHAARHGWDLDKDAPLFMNWAIHTGKYQPGVDKPDPKTWKANFRCAMNSLPDIEEVKDKSMKSGSNAFRMYRMLSPSERAAKKAKKKKMEREAKANGPVQKRKAKNSEPEKELQLKEETLPDSTVLSTEPDQSLALSSQSKLTISYLPDVCAVVEVTTENEESAVSSTVIPYDFQISPKSCYAESDDEDAHSGEDVEPQDLSFSSRQSCSSVLRIAPSFLDKNQSYISDKTNFWVTSFREDSPMIGYDVEAWRPFLPALTIDLSTSSRSRASVIMKAVDLSSKKT